In Xyrauchen texanus isolate HMW12.3.18 chromosome 13, RBS_HiC_50CHRs, whole genome shotgun sequence, a single genomic region encodes these proteins:
- the LOC127653644 gene encoding probable ATP-dependent RNA helicase DDX5 has product RYPRFGGGHSGPPSGKFGNPGERLRKRHWDLNELPKFEKNFYKVHPDVTRRAMQEVEQYRRGKEVMVKGRDFPKPVIKFSEANFPNYVMDVISRQSWSEPTPIQSQGWPLGLSGKDMVGIAQTGSGKTLAYLLPAIVHINHQPFLERGDGPICLVLAPTHELAQQVQQVAAEYGKASRLKSTCIYGGAPKGPQIRDLERGVEICIATPGRLIDLLEAGKSNLRRCTYLVLDEADRMLDMGFEPQIRKIVDQICPDRQTLMWSATWPKEVCQLAEDFLKDYCQINIGVLQLSANHNILQIVDICNDGEKDDKLLRLLEEIMSEKENKTIIFVETKRRCDELTRRMRRDGWPAMGIHGDKSQQERDWVLNDVEDVKYVINYDYPNSSEDYIHRIGRTARSQKTGTAYTFFTPNNMKQANDLISVLREANQAINPKLIQMAEDRGGRSRGGRSGYKDDCRERYSGGSRRDFSSYRDRDSDRGYGSGPKAQSGGCGGSSFDKRKNCSSSFGNGKGQANYNLTNSVAAFGNQKFQNQPFLGNQTPAQNGMNHPQYPYNPSQQPQQTPQLMMPYPMPLSFTQ; this is encoded by the exons AGGTACCCTCGATTTGGTGGAGGCCACAGTGGTCCTCCATCTGGAAAGTTTGGGAACCCTGGTGAGAGACTGCGGAAAAGGCACTGGGACCTTAATGAGCTTCCCAAGTTTGAGAAGAATTTTTACAAAGTGCACCCTGATGTCACTCGGAGAGCGATG CAAGAAGTGGAGCAGTACCGCAGAGGGAAAGAAGTGATGGTGAAAGGCAGAGATTTTCCTAAACCCGTCATTAAGTTCAGTGAGGCCAATTTCCCCA ATTATGTTATGGACGTGATCTCTAGACAATCTTGGTCTGAGCCCACCCCTATACAGTCCCAGGGGTGGCCATTGGGACTCAGTGGAAAAGACATGGTTGGCATTGCCCAGACAGGATCTGGGAAAACCTTGGCT TACCTACTGCCTGCCATTGTGCACATTAACCACCAGCCTTTCCTGGAACGCGGAGATGGTCCTATT TGCTTGGTGCTGGCCCCCACTCATGAACTGGCACAGCAGGTACAGCAGGTGGCTGCAGAGTATGGAAAAGCTTCCCGACTGAAGTCCACTTGCATCTATGGTGGAGCACCCAAAGGACCTCAAATCCGTGATCTTGAAAGAG GTGTTGAGATCTGCATTGCAACCCCTGGTCGTTTGATTGACTTACTGGAGGCAGGAAAATCCAACCTGCGTCGCTGCACATACTTGGTTCTTGATGAGGCCGATCGTATGCTGGACATGGGATTTGAACCTCAAATTCGCAAAATTGTTGATCAGATTTGT CCTGACAGACAAACTCTGATGTGGAGTGCTACATGGCCTAAAGAGGTGTGTCAGCTGGCTGAGGACTTCCTGAAGGATTATTGTCAGATCAATATAGGAGTGCTCCAGCTTAGCGCCAATCATAACATCCTGCAGATAGTGGACATCTGCAATGATGGAGAGAAAGATGACAA ACTTTTGCGGTTGTTGGAAGAGATCATGAGTGAGAAGGAGAACAAGACAATCATTTTTGTGGAGACAAAGAGGAGATGTGATGAGTTGACCCGGAGGATGAGGAGAGATGG CTGGCCTGCCATGGGCATTCATGGTGACAAGAGTCAGCAGGAAAGAGACTGGGTTCTGAATG ATGTGGAGGATGTGAAATATGTCATCAATTATGACTACCCTAACTCATCTGAAGACTATATACATCGCATTGGACGAACGGCGCGCAGTCAAAAAACAGGCACAGCATACACCTTCTTTACTCCAAACAACATGAAACAGGCCAACGACCTCATCTCTGTCCTCCGTGAGGCAAACCAAGCCATCAACCCAAAACTGATCCAGATGGCAGAGGACAGAGGAG gcCGTTCCCGTGGTGGTCGCAGTGGCTATAAGGATGACTGTCGGGAACGGTATTCTGGTGGGAGTAGGAGAGATTTCAGTAGTTACAGAGATAGGGATAGTGACCGGGGATATGGTAGTGGACCAAAGGCACAGAGTGGAGGCTGTGGGGGCAGCAGCTTTGACAAACGCAAAAATTGCAGCAGTAGCTTTGGTAACGGCAAAGGACAGGCCAACTACAATTTGACAAACTCTGTGGCCGCATTTGGGAATCAAAAGTTCCAGAACCAGCCATTCCTAGGAAACCAGACTCCAGCCCAGAATGGGATGAACCACCCACAGTACCCCTATAACCCTTCTCAACAACCCCAGCAGACACCACAGCTCATGATGCCCTACCCCATGCCCCTCTCTTTCACCCAGTAG